The following are encoded in a window of uncultured Sphaerochaeta sp. genomic DNA:
- a CDS encoding DNA repair helicase XPB — MMRDTPLIVQSDKTLLLDVHHEQSEACRNDLVRFCELIKSPEHMHTYALSAISLWNASSCGVDASFILSRLDFWSKFPVPESVRFYIEDMGTRWGKVILSGSEDPRYYELWVENKRIRTELLSRQAIAKLLVVKDESRFLLEAYNRGEIKLQLIKIGYPVDDRIPLKHGPKLPFTLRETTQDGKPFSVRPYQRQAADALLGDLGPGSGFGTIVLPCGSGKTVVGMHIMERLTTKTLVVTTNVAAVHQWISEILDKTTLTKDQVGEYTGDKKESKDIIVCTYQVLTYRPDKEGPFPHLELLTKGNWGLIIYDEVHMLPAPVFKVTAELQAVYRVGLTATLVREDGREDEVFSLVGPKRFDVPWNELQQQGFIAEAYCHEVRIDLPQEDEIPYAIGTKREKYRIASENKRKLEVVQALVDRHPDDFILIIGQYLDQLKGIANHFGLPIITGSTPNIKREELYRDFREGKQRILVVSKVANFAIDLPDASVAIQVSGTFGSRSEEAQRLGRILRPKNRSSFFYSVVTRYSSEEEFAANRQKFLAEQGYSYEIEVWDT; from the coding sequence ATGATGAGAGATACCCCACTTATTGTACAGAGTGATAAAACCCTGCTTCTTGATGTTCACCATGAACAGAGCGAGGCATGTCGCAACGACCTTGTCCGTTTCTGCGAGCTGATCAAGAGCCCTGAGCATATGCACACCTATGCCTTGAGCGCAATCAGCCTCTGGAATGCCTCAAGCTGCGGGGTGGATGCATCCTTCATTCTCTCACGCCTTGATTTCTGGTCAAAATTCCCGGTACCGGAATCGGTGCGCTTTTATATTGAGGATATGGGGACCCGTTGGGGAAAGGTTATTCTCTCAGGCAGTGAAGATCCTCGCTACTATGAGCTATGGGTTGAGAATAAACGCATCAGGACGGAATTGCTGAGCAGGCAGGCCATTGCAAAGCTGTTGGTGGTAAAGGATGAATCACGGTTTCTTCTTGAAGCGTACAATCGCGGAGAGATCAAGCTCCAACTGATCAAGATCGGGTATCCTGTTGATGACAGGATTCCCTTGAAACATGGTCCCAAGCTGCCCTTCACACTCAGGGAAACCACCCAGGATGGCAAGCCATTTTCCGTACGCCCCTACCAAAGGCAGGCAGCCGATGCCTTGCTCGGTGACCTCGGTCCCGGCAGTGGGTTCGGGACCATAGTCCTTCCCTGTGGTTCAGGAAAGACGGTGGTGGGAATGCATATCATGGAACGGCTCACCACCAAGACGTTGGTGGTCACAACCAATGTGGCCGCAGTTCACCAGTGGATCAGTGAGATACTGGACAAGACCACCTTAACAAAGGACCAAGTAGGGGAATATACCGGTGACAAGAAGGAAAGCAAGGATATCATTGTTTGTACTTACCAGGTGCTCACCTACCGACCGGACAAGGAAGGGCCTTTTCCACATCTGGAACTACTTACCAAGGGGAATTGGGGTCTGATCATCTATGATGAGGTACATATGCTTCCAGCCCCGGTGTTCAAGGTTACCGCTGAGTTGCAGGCTGTCTACCGTGTAGGTCTTACCGCAACCTTGGTAAGGGAAGATGGTCGTGAGGACGAGGTTTTCAGCCTTGTTGGTCCAAAGCGTTTTGATGTCCCCTGGAACGAGTTGCAGCAGCAGGGATTTATCGCTGAAGCGTACTGCCATGAAGTAAGGATTGACCTTCCCCAGGAGGATGAGATTCCTTATGCCATAGGGACAAAACGGGAAAAGTACCGTATCGCCAGTGAGAACAAGAGAAAGCTGGAAGTGGTGCAGGCTTTGGTTGACAGGCATCCCGACGATTTCATTCTCATCATCGGCCAGTATCTCGACCAACTCAAGGGCATCGCAAACCATTTTGGGCTGCCGATCATTACCGGAAGCACCCCAAACATAAAACGGGAAGAGTTGTATAGGGATTTCAGGGAGGGAAAACAACGTATATTGGTTGTCAGCAAGGTAGCAAACTTTGCAATCGACCTTCCTGATGCTTCGGTTGCCATCCAGGTCAGCGGAACCTTCGGATCGAGAAGTGAGGAAGCACAACGACTGGGAAGAATTCTCAGGCCAAAGAACCGTTCCTCCTTTTTCTATTCTGTGGTAACACGTTACTCAAGTGAGGAAGAGTTTGCCGCCAATCGTCAGAAATTCCTTGCCGAGCAAGGCTATTCCTATGAGATAGAGGTATGGGACACGTGA
- a CDS encoding helicase-associated domain-containing protein, translated as MGHVSERAQEAFKTLLSRYSEDTYFYLARNYMGKLQSPFHKPQLTARLCQLFSQESMVQKTLSMLDSFDQVILSLVATFGPLTVEQVTSLLKGSFSYGNLLRRVGNLQERLILLSDAGSLVFNPLLEEQLLQYCSLIPLFGEKELPCVEKPYCSTEFLRGFFSLVAKEGKCIFNEGTCQHFPTYERDRLKEMYEALGDYLTEMGVIRRDARRCTLDWQKTDALLSLSDYQLLSLLLSRNLEGTAPLEFVNALLSTLQTLGGCDTTSLKLLIKGLCIRYQVTYTAALLNELSTWGVLTLDENWQVSAISNESQRTGLLIDSDQTISYQGNSPAGDILYRFAYLEVLDHQRKYHITKESVLGAFDSSLDYPQIKEYLQANSTRGMNTSLAKQLEMLSERYQNVTIYDGLVLSCDERTANLVHNLPSLSEHRLATLSPTIFIMRRDSEDTWRQVLKNAGQLVGATKSFDRIEILEKKEHPLLRERIGRAATLRQIATLPCHPRIQVEKVPLDESLRQAIAEADLSKAEREDLEHRFQSRIILLPSQIVPQVLNPILEAGGFDYQGKVSLCKQAAGKKDILLELQLPDQELIVQALELAFTPQKEALLKAAVMPSMEVKILPVSKLFLIRLVRFHFA; from the coding sequence ATGGGACACGTGAGTGAGAGAGCACAAGAAGCGTTCAAGACATTACTGAGTCGTTATAGTGAAGACACCTATTTTTACCTGGCACGTAATTACATGGGGAAGCTCCAATCGCCTTTCCATAAACCACAGCTGACAGCAAGACTTTGTCAGTTGTTCAGCCAGGAATCTATGGTGCAGAAGACCCTTTCAATGCTGGATTCCTTTGATCAGGTTATCCTGAGCTTGGTCGCCACGTTTGGCCCGCTCACGGTGGAGCAGGTCACATCTCTGCTCAAAGGTTCCTTCAGCTATGGGAATCTCCTGAGGCGGGTAGGGAATTTGCAGGAACGCCTGATACTGCTCAGCGATGCAGGGAGCTTGGTTTTCAACCCACTGCTGGAAGAGCAATTGCTGCAGTACTGCTCACTCATTCCCCTGTTTGGAGAAAAGGAGCTGCCATGTGTGGAAAAACCATACTGCTCCACTGAGTTTCTCCGTGGTTTTTTCTCGCTGGTGGCCAAGGAAGGCAAATGCATCTTCAATGAGGGAACCTGCCAGCATTTCCCCACCTATGAACGCGATCGGCTCAAGGAAATGTATGAGGCGCTGGGCGATTATCTCACTGAGATGGGTGTAATACGGAGAGATGCAAGGCGTTGTACCCTCGATTGGCAGAAAACAGATGCATTGCTCTCTCTTTCCGATTATCAGCTGCTCTCGCTCCTTCTTTCCAGGAACCTCGAAGGCACGGCCCCCTTGGAATTTGTCAATGCACTTCTCTCGACCCTGCAGACTCTTGGAGGTTGTGATACCACCTCACTCAAGCTCCTGATCAAGGGGCTCTGTATCCGCTACCAGGTCACTTACACCGCAGCCTTGCTCAATGAACTCTCCACTTGGGGAGTCTTGACCCTGGATGAGAACTGGCAAGTCTCTGCCATCAGCAATGAGAGCCAGCGAACAGGACTGCTCATAGACAGCGACCAGACCATCAGCTACCAAGGAAATTCACCTGCAGGGGATATTCTCTATAGGTTTGCTTACCTTGAAGTGTTGGACCATCAAAGAAAATATCATATTACCAAGGAGAGTGTGCTGGGGGCGTTTGATTCCTCATTGGATTACCCTCAGATCAAGGAGTATCTGCAGGCAAACAGCACAAGGGGGATGAATACCTCCCTTGCCAAGCAACTAGAAATGCTCAGTGAGCGTTACCAGAACGTGACCATCTACGACGGACTGGTTCTCTCCTGTGATGAGCGCACTGCAAATCTTGTTCACAATCTTCCTTCTCTTTCAGAGCATCGTCTTGCCACACTCTCACCTACCATTTTCATCATGCGCAGGGATAGTGAGGATACCTGGAGGCAGGTGTTGAAGAATGCCGGTCAGTTGGTCGGTGCCACCAAGAGCTTCGACAGAATCGAAATTCTGGAAAAGAAGGAGCATCCTCTATTGCGGGAACGAATTGGAAGAGCTGCAACACTGAGACAGATTGCTACCCTTCCATGCCATCCCAGGATACAGGTGGAGAAAGTTCCCCTGGATGAATCATTACGGCAAGCCATTGCCGAGGCAGATCTTTCAAAGGCTGAACGTGAAGACCTAGAACATCGCTTCCAGAGCAGGATTATACTCCTTCCTTCCCAGATTGTGCCCCAGGTTCTCAACCCAATCCTTGAAGCTGGAGGATTCGATTACCAGGGCAAGGTGAGTCTCTGCAAGCAGGCAGCAGGAAAGAAGGACATCCTCCTGGAACTGCAACTTCCCGACCAGGAACTGATTGTCCAGGCACTGGAACTCGCCTTCACACCCCAGAAGGAGGCACTGCTCAAGGCAGCGGTTATGCCCTCAATGGAGGTAAAAATCCTGCCGGTGAGCAAACTATTCTTGATTCGTCTTGTCAGATTTCATTTTGCCTGA